From the genome of Aspergillus fumigatus Af293 chromosome 1, whole genome shotgun sequence, one region includes:
- a CDS encoding U6 snRNA-associated Sm-like protein LSm8: MSLHSYINKKVLILTVDGRTLLGTLLSTDQLTNLVLLDTIERIIRTPDDPEPSSQIEHGLYLIRGDNVVLCGEVDEAIDNDIDWSKVKGEVVKGTKNA; this comes from the exons ATGTCTCTGCATTCCTACATCAATA AAAAAGTCCTCATTCTCACTGTCGACGGCCGCACTTTACTAGGGACACTCTTGTCGACGGATCAATTGACGAATCTTGTCCTGCTGGACACAATTGAAAGGATCATCCGAACCCCGGATGACCCCGAGCCGAGCTCGCAGATCGAACACGGACTCTACTTGATTCGAGGCGACAATGTGGTTCTGTGCGGTGAAGTCGATGAGGCGATCGATAACGATATCGACTGGTCGAAGGTGAAAGGCGAGGTTGTTAAGGGCACGAAAAACGCATGA